The following proteins come from a genomic window of Diprion similis isolate iyDipSimi1 chromosome 8, iyDipSimi1.1, whole genome shotgun sequence:
- the LOC124409698 gene encoding spectrin alpha chain isoform X1, translating into MDQITPKEIKILENPADIQERRDQVLGRYANFKSEARLKRDKLEDSRRFQYFKRDADELEGWIYEKLQAASDESYKDPTNLQAKIQKHQAFEAEVAAHSNAIVLLDNTGSEMIAQHHFSSDVILKRLEELHRLWELLLSRLADKGLKLQQALVLVQFLRHCDEVMFWIHDKEAFVTTDEFGHDLEHVEVLQRKFDEFQKDMASQEYRVTEVNELADKLLLDGHPERDTILRRKEELNESWQRLKQLAILRQEKLFGAHEIQRFNRDADETMAWIAEKDVVLSSDDFGRDLASVQTLQRKHEGIERDLAALEDKVATLGAEADRLAAIHQADHSQQIQSKHAEILQLWESLTAKAKERRSKLDESYYLHRFLTDYRDLVSWMNDMRAIISADELAKDVAGAEALLERHQEHKGEIDARKDSFDSTARAGQQLLDRKHYAADEVARKLESLAEDKKSLLDLWEKRRILYEQCMDLQLFYRDTEQADAWMAKQEAFLANEDLGDSLDSVEALIKKHDDFNKSLAAQDEKIKVLDDFARKLIEGDHYAAEDVFQRRQLLLERRGALLDKSAQRRQRLADAYTLQQFERDCDETKGWVNEKLKFATDDSYLDPTNLNGKVQKHQNFEQELNANNTRMEEILSTGQKLIDEEHYASDRIRARLDEISGLWDSLVQATDKKGSKLQEAAQQQQFNRTVEDVELWLSEVEGQLMSEDYGKDLTSVQNLQKKHALLEADVGSHADRIEGIAQAAQQFVSSGHFDADNIKTKQDQLVGRYAALQRPMSIRKQRLLDSLQVQQLFRDIEDEEAWIREKEPVAASTNRGRDLIGVQNLQKKHQAVLAEVNNHEPRVAAVCQSGAKMRNDGHFAAEEISQRLAALDDHWGQLKEKARQRKTDLDDSLQAHQYFADANEAESWMKEKRPIVLNTDYGKDEDSSEALLKKHEALVSDLEAFASTIGALREQAAACRQQETPTIDIAGKECVVALYDYAEKSPREVSMKKGDTLTLLNSNNKDWWKVEVNDRQGFVPAAYVKRVEPEAGLSASQQNLAREQSSIAARQAQIQAQYDDLLYLAHERQNKLNETAKAYVLVREAAELATWIKAKENHAQVQDVGEDLEQVEVMQKKFDDFQADLKANEVRLAEMNEIAVQLMSLGQTEAALKIQTQIQDLNEKWTSLQTLTAERASQLGSAHEVQRFHRDVDETKDWIREKDAALNNDDLGKDLRSVQALQRKHEGLERDLAALGDKIRQLDEIANRLMQSHPDTAEQTYAKQKEINEEWTQLTAKANSRKEKLLDSYDLQRFLSDYRDLMAWINSMMGLVASEELAGDVTGAEALLERHQSHRAEIDARYGILPEEHRTEIDARAGTFQAFELFGQQLLQSSHYASVEIQEKLEAMAEARQELEKAWIQRRMQLDQNLELQLFCRDCEQAENWMSAREAFLGSADAVDSGDNVEALIKKHEDFDKAINAHEEKIAALQTLADQLIAAEHYAAKPIDERRRQVLDRWKHLKDALIEKRSKLGESQTLQQFSRDADEMENWIAEKLQLATEENYKDPANIQSKHQKHQAFEAELAANADRIQSVLAMGTNLIDKHQCAGSEDAVQARLASIADQWEYLTQKTTEKSLKLKEANKQRTYIAAVKDLDFWLGEVESLLTSEDAGKDLASVQNLMKKHQLVEADIQAHEERIKDMNGQADSLIESGQFDAAGIQEKRQSINERYERIRNLAAHRQARLNEANTLHQFFRDIADEESWIKEKKLLVGSDDYGRDLTGVQNLKKKHKRLEAELGSHEPAIQAVQEAGEKLMDVSNLGVPEIEQRLKLLNQAWAELKQLAATRGQKLDESLTYQQFLAKVEEEEAWITEKQQLLSVEDYGDTMAAVQGLLKKHDAFETDFAAHGERCKDICDAGAALVEAGNHRADSISQRCSQLRNKLDQLSALAARRKARLNDNSAYLQFMWKADVVESWIADKETHVRSEEFGRDLSTVQTLLTKQETFDAGLHAFEHEGIQNIATLKDRLVDSAHEQTPSIQKRHADVIARWQKLLADSDARKQRLLRMQDQFRQIEELYLTFAKKASAFNSWFENAEEDLTDPVRCNSIEEIRALREAHAQFQASLSSAEADFQALAALDRQIKSFNVGPNPYTWFTMEALEDTWRNLQKIIKERDVELAKEAQRQEENDKLRKEFAKHANAFHQWLAETRTSMMEGSGSLEQQLEATKRKAQEVRARRQDLKKIEDLGAILEEHLILDNRYTEHSTVGLAQQWDQLDQLGMRMQHNLEQQIQARNQSGVSEDALKEFSMMFKHFDKDKSGRLNQQEFKSCLRALGYDLPMVEEGQPDPEFENILDIVDPNRDGYVSLQEYMAFMISKETENVQSSEEIENAFRAITAADRPYVTKEELYANLTKEMADYCVARMKSYVDPKTERPITGALDYIEFTRTLFQN; encoded by the exons ATGGATCAAATAACACCCAAGGAAATTAAGATCCTTGAAAATCCTGCCGACATACAGGAGCGGAGAGATCAGGTCCTTGGACGCTACGCTAATTTTAAATCCGAAGCTCGTTTGAAGCGCGACAAACTTGAGGACTCCCGTCGCTTTCAG TATTTTAAGCGAGATGCGGACGAACTCGAGGGATGGATTTACGAGAAGCTCCAGGCCGCTTCTGACGAGAGTTACAAAGACCCGACGAATCTTCAAGCTAAGATTCAGAAACATCAAGCGTTCGAAGCTGAGGTAGCTGCGCATTCCAATGCCATCGTATTGCTAGACAACACAGGCTCAGAGATGATAGCTCAGCATCATTTCTCCTCTGACGTTATTCTCAAGAGGCTTG AGGAACTGCATCGACTTTGGGAACTGCTTCTGTCTCGTTTGGCTGACAAGGGACTGAAACTTCAACAAGCTCTCGTTCTTGTGCAGTTTCTTCGTCACTGTGATGAGGTCATGTTCTGGATCCACGACAAGGAAGCTTTTGTCACTACAGACGAGTTTGGGCATGACTTAGAGCATGTGGAAGTTCTCCAGAGGAAATTTGACGAGTTTCAGAAAGATATGGCTAGCCAAGAGTACAGAGTAACAGAGGTCAACGAGCTCGCTGATAAGCTTCTACTGGATGGGCATCCTGAGCGTGACACTATTCTTCGTAGAAAGGAAGAGCTAAATGAGTCTTGGCAGAGGTTGAAGCAGCTCGCTATTCTCAGGcaggaaaaattattcggCGCCCATGAGATACAGAGATTTAACCGAGACGCCGACGAAACTATGGCATGGATCGCGGAGAAGGATGTTGTTCTGTCCTCTGATGATTTTGGCCGCGATTTGGCTAGCGTTCAGACACTTCAGCGCAAGCATGAGGGAATCGAGCGCGATTTAGCTGCTCTGGAGGACAAGGTGGCCACTCTCGGTGCCGAAGCGGATCGGCTAGCTGCTATTCACCAGGCTGATCATTCCCAGCAAATCCAATCAAAACATGCGGAAATATTGCAGCTCTGGGAGAGCTTGACAGCTAAGGCAAAAGAACGAAGATCTAAGTTGGACGAGTCCTACTACCTTCATCGATTCTTGACCGACTACAGGGATCTTGTTTCATGGATGAACGATATGCGAGCCATTATATCTGCTGACGAGCTTGCCAAAGACGTTGCGGGAGCAGAGGCGCTGCTAGAGCGGCACCAGGAACACAAGGGAGAAATTGACGCACGGAAGGACAGTTTTGACTCGACTGCTCGCGCTGGTCAACAACTTCTTGATAGGAAACATTATGCAGCAGATGAGGTAGCCAGGAAGTTGGAGTCTCTTGCAGAGGATAAGAAGTCCCTGTTAGATCTTTGGGAAAAACGTCGCATTCTGTATGAGCAATGCATGGACTTGCAGCTATTTTATCGGGACACGGAGCAGGCTGATGCCTGGATGGCAAAGCAGGAAGCATTCCTGGCTAACGAAGACCTTGGAGATTCTCTGGACAGTGTCGAAGCTCTGATCAAAAAACACGATGACTTTAACAAGTCTCTGGCTGCTcaggatgaaaaaatcaaagtgcTGGATGACTTTGCCCGTAAACTTATCGAGGGCGATCATTACGCGGCTGAAGATGTATTCCAACGTCGGCAGCTGTTGCTCGAGCGGCGAGGTGCCCTTCTGGATAAATCTGCTCAGAGAAGACAGCGTTTGGCTGATGCTTACACACTACAACAGTTTGAGAGAGATTGCGACGAAACCAAGGGTTGGGTGAATGAAAAACTCAAATTCGCCACTGACGACAGCTACTTAGACCCAACAAATTTGAATGGCAAAGTACagaaacatcaaaatttcgaGCAGGAGTTGAACGCAAACAACACGCGCATGGAGGAAATTCTTAGCACAGGGCAAAAGTTGATTGACGAAGAACATTATGCCAGTGATCGCATTCGCGCACGTCTTGACGAAATCAGTGGCCTTTGGGACAGTCTTGTTCAAGCAACTGACAAAAAGGGATCTAAATTGCAAGAGGCtgcacagcagcagcagttcaATCGTACCGTTGAAGATGTTGAGTTGTGGTTGTCTGAAGTTGAGGGCCAACTCATGTCCGAAGATTACGGTAAAGATTTAACAAGTGTGCAAAATCTTCAGAAGAAACACGCGCTGCTTGAAGCTGACGTTGGTTCCCATGCCGATCGTATTGAAGGCATTGCTCAAGCTGCGCAACAATTTGTTAGTTCAGGACATTTCGATGCGgataatattaaaacaaagcaagATCAACTTGTGGGCCGATATGCCGCGCTGCAAAGACCGATGAGCATTAGGAAACAGCGACTTCTTGACTCCCTTCAAGTGCAGCAATTGTTCCGAGACATTGAGGATGAGGAAGCATGGATCAGGGAGAAAGAGCCTGTCGCAGCAAGTACTAACCGTGGCCGAGATCTCATTGGTgtgcaaaatttacagaaaaaacaTCAGGCCGTTCTGGCGGAAGTAAATAATCATGAGCCCAGAGTAGCTGCTGTTTGCCAATCAGGAGCAAAAATGCGTAACGATGGACATTTTGCAGCAGAAGAAATTAGCCAGAGGCTGGCAGCTCTCGACGATCACTGGGGACAATTAAAAGAAAAGGCTCGTCAGCGCAAAACAGATTTAGACGACTCCCTGCAAGCGCATCAGTACTTTGCCGATGCAAATGAGGCGGAATCATGGATGAAAGAGAAACGTCCGATCGTTTTGAACACCGATTATGGCAAAGATGAAGATAGCTCGGAAGCTTTGCTCAAAAAGCACGAAGCCCTTGTCAGCGATTTGGAGGCTTTTGCCAGCACTATCGGCGCCCTGAGAGAGCAGGCGGCTGCATGCAGACAGCAGGAAACACCGACTATAGACATAGCTGGCAAAGAATGCGTAGTCGCTCTTTACGATTATGCAGAAAAATCACCAAGGGAAGTCTCTATGAAGAAAGGCGATACTCTTACGCTTCTCAATTCCAATAATAAAGATTGGTGGAAAGTCGAGGTGAACGATAGGCAAGGCTTCGTCCCAGCTGCTTATGTGAAACGGGTCGAGCCTGAGGCTGGTCTGAGTGCCTCTCAGCAAAATCTTGCCAGAGAGCAGAGCTCAATTGCGGCTAGGCAGGCTCAAATTCAAGCTCAGTATGATGACTTATTGTATTTGGCTCACGAGCGTCAGAATAAACTGAACGAAACCGCCAAAGCGTACGTACTCGTCAGAGAAGCAGCGGAATTAGCCACTTGGATCAAGGCAAAGGAAAATCATGCCCAGGTTCAAGATGTTGGCGAAGACTTGGAGCAAGTTGAAGTAATGCAAAAGAAATTCGACGACTTCCAGGCAGATCTTAAGGCAAACGAAGTCCGATTGGCTGAGATGAATGAAATCGCCGTTCAACTGATGAGTCTTGGACAAACCGAAGCTGCTCTCAAAATTCAAACCCAAATACAAGATTTGAACGAAAAGTGGACCAGTCTTCAAACCCTGACTGCGGAGAGAGCCAGTCAGTTGGGCTCTGCTCACGAAGTTCAACGATTCCACCGTGATGTTGACGAAACGAAAGATTGGATTCGCGAGAAGGATGCTGCATTGAACAACGATGACCTTGGAAAGGATCTTCGCAGCGTTCAAGCTCTCCAACGAAAACACGAGGGTCTTGAACGTGACCTGGCTGCTCTTGGTGATAAAATAAGGCAGCTTGATGAAATAGCCAATCGATTGATGCAGTCGCATCCTGATACCGCAGAACAAACCTATGCCAAACAGAAAGAAATCAACGAGGAATGGACACAGCTGACGGCCAAAGCTAATAGTAGAAAGGAAAAACTATTGGACTCTTATGATTTGCAGAGATTCCTAAGCGACTACCGAGATTTGATGGCTTGGATAAACTCGATGATGGGACTGGTGGCATCTGAGGAACTCGCTGGTGACGTGACTGGGGCCGAAGCACTGCTGGAACGTCATCAG AGCCACAGGGCAGAGATAGATGCGCGTTACGGCATCCTTCCAGAG gaaCATCGCACTGAAATCGATGCTCGTGCTGGTACCTTCCAAGCTTTTGAACTTTTTGGACAGCAGCTGCTGCAGTCGAGTCACTATGCCAGTGtcgaaattcaggaaaaactAGAAGCAATGGCGGAGGCTCGTCAAGAACTTGAGAAAGCATGGATCCAGCGCCGCATGCAGCTTGATCAGAATTTGGAACTCCAACTTTTCTGCCGAGATTGCGAGCAGGCTGAAAATTGGATGAGCGCTAGGGAGGCCTTCTTAGGTAGTGCGGATGCTGTAGACAGTGGTGATAACGTCGAAGCTCTGATTAAAAAACACGAAGACTTTGACAAGGCTATCAATGCTCACGAAGAAAAAATCGCGGCCTTGCAAACGCTTGCCGATCAATTAATAGCTGCGGAACATTACGCCGCCAAGCCAATTGACGAAAGACGTCGCCAGGTTTTGGATCGTTGGAAGCATTTGAAAGATGCGCTTATTGAAAAAAGATCTAAATTGGGTGAATCTCAGACATTGCAACAATTCTCCAGGGATGCCGACGAGATGGAAAATTGGATCGCTGAAAAGCTTCAACTCGCTACTGAAGAGAATTACAAAGATCCTGCTAATATTCAATCCAAACATCAAAAGCACCAAGCGTTTGAAGCTGAGCTTGCTGCCAATGCCGACAGAATTCAGTCCGTCTTGGCTATGGGCACTAACCTGATAGACAAACATCAGTGCGCAGGTTCAGAAGATGCTGTACAGGCTAGACTTGCTTCTATTGCAGATCAGTGGGAGTACTTGACCCAAAAGACGACTGAGAAGTCTTTGAAACTAAAAGAGGCTAACAAACAGAGGACGTACATTGCTGCGGTGAAAGATCTAGACTTCTGGCTTGGAGAAGTTGAGAGTTTACTGACTTCCGAAGATGCTGGCAAAGATCTAGCATCTGTGCAAAATCTTATGAAGAAACATCAGTTGGTAGAAGCAGATATTCAAGCTCACGAAGAGAGAATAAAGGACATGAATGGTCAGGCCGATTCCTTGATTGAGAGTGGACAGTTTGACGCTGCTGGTATTCAGGAGAAACGTCAGAGCATAAATGAACGCTACGAGCGTATAAGAAATCTGGCCGCACACCGGCAAGCCAGACTCAATGAGGCTAACACTCTCCATCAGTTCTTCCGCGACATTGCCGACGAAGAATCGTGgatcaaagaaaagaaattactcGTTGGTTCGGATGATTATGGTCGTGACTTAACGGGTGTGCAAAATTTAAAGAAGAAGCACAAGCGTCTAGAAGCAGAACTTGGCAGCCATGAACCAGCTATTCAGGCTGTTCAGGAAGCTGGAGAAAAACTGATGGACGTATCAAACTTGGGAGTTCCGGAAATAGAGCAGCGTCTGAAACTTCTCAATCAAGCTTGGGCAGAGCTGAAGCAATTGGCTGCGACCAGGGGTCAAAAGCTCGACGAGTCACTCACCTATCAACAATTCCTGGCCAAGGTTGAGGAAGAGGAGGCTTGGATCACGGAGAAACAACAGCTCCTCTCTGTGGAAGATTATGGCGACACAATGGCTGCTGTTCAGGGATTGCTGAAGAAGCACGACGCATTCGAAACCGATTTTGCAGCACACGGAGAACGCTGCAAAGATATTTGTGACGCCGGAGCAGCACTGGTCGAAGCTGGTAATCACCGAGCCGATTCCATCAGCCAGAGGTGTTCTCAGCTCCGTAACAAATTGGATCAGCTGTCCGCCCTGGCAGCCAGACGAAAGGCGCGATTGAATGACAATTCTGCATACCTGCAATTCATGTGGAAGGCGGATGTTGTGGAATCGTGGATCGCTGACAAGGAAACGCACGTGCGTTCCGAGGAATTTGGCAGAGATTTATCAACTGTACAAACTTTACTGACCAAACAGGAAACCTTTGATGCAGGTCTACACGCTTTCGAACATGAGGGAATCCAAAACATCGCTACCCTCAAGGATAGGCTTGTGGATTCAGCCCATGAACAAACACCCAGCATTCAAAAACGTCATGCCGATGTCATCGCCAGGTGGCAAAAACTTCTTGCCGATTCAGACGCCAGGAAACAACGGCTTCTGCGCATGCAGGACCAATTCCGTCAGATAGAAGAGCTCTATCTTACTTTTGCCAAGAAGGCGTCAGCCTTCAATTCCTGGTTCGAAAATGCTGAGGAGGATCTCACTGATCCTGTACGTTGTAACAGCATTGAAGAGATTCGTGCCCTTCGCGAGGCTCATGCCCAATTTCAAGCTAGCCTTTCGTCTGCTGAAGCTGACTTCCAGGCTTTGGCTGCACTTGACAGGCAGATAAAGAGTTTCAATGTCGGTCCAAATCCCTACACCTGGTTTACAATGGAAGCCCTTGAAGACACCTGGCGCAACTTACAGAAAATAATCAAAGAGCGCGATGTTGAATTGGCCAAAGAAGCCCAACGTCAGGAAGAAAATGACAAGCTCAGAAAAGAGTTTGCAAAGCATGCCAACGCTTTCCATCAGTGGTTAGCTGAGACTAG AACATCGATGATGGAGGGCTCAGGATCACTGGAGCAACAGCTGGAAGCAACCAAG CGCAAGGCTCAAGAAGTGAGGGCTCGAAGACAAGACCTAAAAAAGATAGAAGACCTCGGTGCAATATTAGAGGAACATCTGATTCTTGATAACCGATATACAGAACACAGTACTGTAGGCCTTGCACAACAATGGGATCAGTTGGATCAATTGGGAATGCGTATGCAACACAATTTGGAGCAACAAATTCAAGCCCGCAATCAATCGGGAGTATCTGAGGATGCTCTTAAGGAATTCTCAATGATGTTCAAGCACTTTGATAAAGATAAAAGCGGACGGCTCAACCAGCAAGAGTTTAAGTCCTGTCTCAGAGCTCTCGGTTATGATTTACCTATGGTCGAAGAAGGTCAACCAGATCCTGAATTCGAAAACATTCTCG ATATCGTCGACCCAAACAGGGATGGTTACGTTTCCTTGCAGGAATACATGGCGTTCATGATCAGCAAGGAAACAGAAAACGTTCAAAGCTCAGAAGAAATAGAGAATGCTTTCAGAGCTATCACCGCAGCTGATCGGCCATACGTTACAAAAGAGGAACTTTATGCA AACCTCACAAAGGAAATGGCAGATTACTGTGTCGCCCGTATGAAATCTTACGTCGATCCAAAGACGGAGCGACCAATTACGGGAGCTCTCGATTATATCGAATTCACGCGGACTCTTTTCcagaattaa